The sequence GTTGCCGCTTCTAATACAATCGTTTTAGTATTTGCTGTAACTTCGGTTGCTAAACCGCCCATAATCCCAGCAACACCAACTGGACCAGATATATCAGCAATAACAATCATTTCTTCTGTTAGGTTTCTTTCAACATCATCAAGCGTTGTAATTTTTTCATTAGGGTTTGCCTTAGTGGCAATTAAAGTTTTTCCTTTAATAGTATCGTAATCATATGCATGTAAGGGTTGTCCTAACTCTAACATTACAAAGTTTGTTATATCAACAATATTATTTATCGACCTTATTCCAGCCGCTTCTAACCTTTGCTTCATCCAATTTGGTGATGCTTCAATTTTTATATTTTCAAAAACCCTTGCCGCAAAACGTTTACAAACACTAGTATCAGCAATCTCTATTTTAATGAAATCGGTTGCGTTTTTACCACTTTCACTAACGGAAATTTCAGGTTTTTTAAACTCTTTACCTGTCAACACAGCAATTTCACGAACTAACCCCATCACACTAAAGCAATCTGCTCTATTGGCTGTTAATTCAAATTCTAAAATAACATCATCCAGACCTAATATAGTCTTAACATCAACACCAAGTTCAGTTTCTGGTGGCAATAAAAAAATACCTTCACAAACTTCAGGCTCTAGCATTTTTTTATCTAAGTCAAGTTCTTCAACCGAACAAAGCATTCCACTTGACTCAACCCCACGCAATTTGCTTTTTGTTATTTTTATGCCACCAGGCAATTTCGCTCCAACTAATGCTACCGGTACAATATCGTTTTCCTTAACATTAGTTGCTCCAGTCACTATTGTTAAAATTTCTTTACCAACATCAATTTGACAAACAGACAATCTATCAGCATTAGGATGTTTATCAATTTTTAAAATTTTTCCGCTTACAACATTATCAACATTTTGTCCTAATGTCGTTATATTTTCAACCGGCACTCCTGCCATCGTAAGCTTTTCAGCAAGTTCTTCCGGTGTTTCTGTAAAATCAATATAATCTTTCAACCATTTAATTGATACTTGCATAACCAAACTCCTTTTTTCTCAAAGATTAAAACTGACGTAAAAATCTCATATCATTTTCATAAAATAATCTTAAATCATCAATACCATATAGTAACATTGCAATCCGTTCTACGCCCATGCCAAAAGCAAAACCACTAACTTTATTAGGATCATAATTACTCATTTCCAAAACCTTAGGATGAACCATTCCCGATCCTAAAATTTCCAACCATCCTGTGCCTTTACAAACTCTACATCCTGATCCTTTACAAATTACACAAGAAATATCTACTTCTGCACTCGGCTCTGTAAAAGGGAAAAAGCTCGGTCTAAATCTAACTCCAACATTAGGATTGAAAATTTCATGAATAAATAATTCAAGCATTCCTTTTAAATCTGAAAACTTAATATTCTGATCAATAACTAAACCTTCTACTTGGGTAAACATCGGCGAGTGCGTTGCATCATAATCACGACGGTAAACCTTTCCCGGTGCAATAATTCTTATCGGAGCATTAGGTTCACTTGCTTGCATAGTTCTTGCTTGAACTGGGGATGTATGAGTCCGCAATAAAAACTCTTCTGTAA is a genomic window of Negativicutes bacterium containing:
- the pheS gene encoding phenylalanine--tRNA ligase subunit alpha; protein product: MQQKLQALKSEAIEALNNATAVDMLNDLRVKYLGKKGEITTILRGLGALSPEERPLVGQLVNEVRAEIEEVLTVKIDVLKKQELAKKLQAEKIDVTLAGRINNIGHLHPLTLTLNRIKEIFMQMGFSVAEGPEVEQDHYNFEALNLPKDHPARDMQDSFYITEEFLLRTHTSPVQARTMQASEPNAPIRIIAPGKVYRRDYDATHSPMFTQVEGLVIDQNIKFSDLKGMLELFIHEIFNPNVGVRFRPSFFPFTEPSAEVDISCVICKGSGCRVCKGTGWLEILGSGMVHPKVLEMSNYDPNKVSGFAFGMGVERIAMLLYGIDDLRLFYENDMRFLRQF